The Procambarus clarkii isolate CNS0578487 chromosome 37, FALCON_Pclarkii_2.0, whole genome shotgun sequence genome window below encodes:
- the LOC138372014 gene encoding uncharacterized protein: MHVLSVSLTRHVSGGAQWMVAMLGMLMGWDESLFPRAKEFIPERWLRHKPLGPIHPYATLPFGAGTRMCIGRRIAEQEMFTFLARWREAGSRSKCNTEEGSGGVVRGQQHSGVRTQPARARTKPARFASPSSGGCDVDGDHTSQRPPAGKAAGGTASQTPPLSADDWTTLQAPIAQARGPSHVTSLLGMGTTEADPAAAATAALPPTFTDRRPRARARGHKLRRRASSSSLSSFLPCSVA, translated from the exons ATGCATGTGTTATCTGTTTCATTAACTCGACACGTTTCTGGCGGCGCCCAGTGGATGGTGGCTATGCTCGGCATGCTGATGGGCTGGGACGAGTCCTTGTTCCCGCGGGCAAAGGAGTTTATTCCTGAGCGTTGGTTGAGGCACAAGCCCCTTGGCCCCATCCATCCCTATGCCACCCTGCCCTTTGGTGCTGGTACCAGGATGTGTATTGGTCGCCGCATTGCTGAGCAAGAAATGTTCACTTTTCTCGCGAGG tggcgagaagccggatcacgcagcaaatgcaacacggaagagggctcgGGCGGCGTCGTGCGAGGACAACAGCACAGTGGTGTGAGGACGCAGCCGGCCAGGGCCCGGACGAAACCCGCCCGCttcgcctccccctcctcggGCGGCTGTGATGTGGACGGCGACCACACTTCCCAGAGGCCCCCTGCCGGCAAAGCGGCAGGTGGCACAGCGTCGCAGACTCCACCCCTTTCGGCcgacgattggacgacgctgcaggcgcCCATCGCGCAGGCTCGGGGGCCCTCTCATGTCACAAGCCTTCTGGGCATGGGGACCACCGAGGCCGACCCTGCCGCGGCTGCTACAGCcgccctcccccccaccttcaccgaccgtcgcccacgggccagggccagggggcataagttgaggcgacgtgcgagctcctccagtctgtcctccttccttccttgttcggtagcgtag